The Papio anubis isolate 15944 chromosome 5, Panubis1.0, whole genome shotgun sequence genome has a segment encoding these proteins:
- the C5H5orf60 gene encoding LOW QUALITY PROTEIN: putative uncharacterized protein FLJ35723 (The sequence of the model RefSeq protein was modified relative to this genomic sequence to represent the inferred CDS: substituted 1 base at 1 genomic stop codon), producing MPRAQXPEDSSAADMDILFLWTCRSLLKELENLEFYTFVSKKCLRKLLVEGSSHHLPRQAHSGSVYKRTSVRNHRPRGGRGKASPTSFHVSPRAPPAPLASVPSSVPKTSVGSFESLSSLSSSKSPEPLCPLKQPSEEPPASTLSPNTTTSAESLGYLSSLSSSQQPEPLHPLECPSSKPRGRSFPRRRNPGWVSWTDSTQADSETDATICPMCKAPAHSCRHSWWVPSSPRVIRGVGRRSDLDLGLSWRQEAARAWCLCTSSQYAFEHLNLPTHLPKASF from the exons ATGCCCAGGGCTCAGTAGCCGGAGGACAGCAGTGCAGCTGACATGGATATCCTCTTCCTCTGGA CTTGCAGAAGTCTCTTGAAAGAACTGGAGAACCTTGAGTTCTACACTTTCGTGTCGAAAAA GTGCCTGAGGAAGCTCCTTGTTGAGGGCAGCTCCCATCACCTTCCACGCCAAGCCCACTCGGGGTCAGTGTACAAACGAACATCTGTGAGGAACCACCGGCCACGTGGGGGGCGTGGGAAAGCTTCTCCCACCAGCTTCCATGTGTCCCCACGGGCTCCCCCGGCTCCTCTAGCCTCCGTGCCGTCATCAGTCCCGAAGACCTCTGTAGGGTCCTTTGAGTCTCTGTCATCCCTGAGCTCCTCCAAGTCACCAGAGCCTTTGTGTCCCCTGAAGCAGCCTTCAGAGGAGCCACCTGCGAGCACCCTATCACCAAACACGACCACCTCCGCAGAATCCTTGGGGTATCTGTCATCCCTCAGCTCCTCCCAGCAACCAGAGCCTTTGCATCCCCTGGAGTGTCCTTCATCCAAGCCACGTGGGCGTTCCTTTCCCCGACGACGGAATCCTGGCTGGGTGTCCTGGACCGACTCCACGCAGGCTGATTCCGAAACTGACGCCACAATATGCCCAATGTGCAAGGCCCCTGCGCACTCCTGTCGACACAGCTGGTGGGTGCCTTCTAGTCCTCGAGTGATCCGAGGCGTTGGTCGCCGCAGTGATCTCGACCTGGGCCTCTCCTGGAGGCAGGAGGCTGCTAGAGCCTGGTGCCTCTGCACCTCCTCGCAGTACGCATTCGAGCACCTTAATCTTCCCACCCACCTACCAAAGGCTTCCTTCTAG
- the LOC108586565 gene encoding uncharacterized protein LOC108586565, producing the protein MLLAYPGGRGEKSPSRAHSGLAPGLASPDRRKVSLGGPRRHRGPTARSLWGAQRTQRPLKLVPRLQSTRCRVGAREPHQSPRTPPSAWGSPPLSRSAERVSCKSHPSAGGPQKGSAPVQRVLVPDADPLPNALGSGLKAWAWQEPGFLTAVLTAAASSPGARSEAAGSVDADPRRSFPRAVSAPKSLLRSLLRPALCPRWSHSTCPRPSGGAALSGCGGPALAPPRPSSPLSPRLAPIAVLGPLALLRLPAPPRGSALASEASSPGTTGGRSAGCSQG; encoded by the exons ATGCTCCTGGCTTACCCTGGAGGACGTGGGG AGAAATCCCCGTCCAGGGCACACTCAGGCCTGgcgcctggcctggcctcccCTGACAGGAGGAAGGTTTCTCTGGGGGGTCCAAGGCGGCACAGGGGACCCACGGCGAGGAGCCTCTGGGGGGCTCAGCGAACCCAGCGTCCACTCAAGCTCGTCCCGCGCCTGCAATCCACGCGGTGCCGGGTGGGTGCGCGGGAGCCACATCAAAGTCCCCGCACCCCGCCAAGTGCCTGGGGCTCCCCGCCGCTGTCGAGGTCTGCAGAGCGGGTTTCTTGCAAATCGCATCCTTCAGCTGGAGGACCCCAGAAAGGCAGCGCTCCCGTCCAGAGGGTGCTGGTCCCGGACGCAGACCCGCTCCCGAATGCCCTGGGGTCGGGGCTTAAGGCCTGGGCGTGGCAGGAGCCTGGTTTCCTCACCGCGGTGCTCACAGCCGCTGCCTCTTCCCCGGGCGCCCGGTCTGAGGCCGCCGGGTCTGTGGACGCGGATCCGAGGCGGAGCTTCCCCAGGGCGGTCTCCGCTCCCAAGTCGCTCCTGAGGAGTCTTCTGCGTCCCGCCCTTTGTCCGCGCTGGTCTCATTCCACCTGCCCGCGGCCTTCAGGAGGGGCGGCTCTCTCCGGCTGCGGCGGCCCGGCGCTCGCCCCCCCTCGGCCGTCCTCGCCCCTCTCGCCCCGCCTCGCCCCCATCGCCGTCCTCGGGCCCCTCGCCCTCCTCCGGCTTCCCGCCCCTCCCCGGGGCTCTGCGCTTGCGTCGGAGGCGTCCTCTCCGGGGACCACGGGCGGGCGCTCCGCAGGCTGCAGTCAGGGCTGA